One window from the genome of Metabacillus flavus encodes:
- a CDS encoding DUF4362 domain-containing protein: protein MKKRVAWMVPVLLLAGCGGYIPSGRDVVNTHGEVKNHERLLDFISHSEKGVKDKLRVVSYTTEGDAMLQDLEFDGKLIKSRYDSTRDQYGDGDVTYASCKTIEMKEHEEELEYKLTMCGKDNSEMALLTISKK, encoded by the coding sequence ATGAAAAAGCGGGTGGCTTGGATGGTGCCGGTGCTGCTGTTGGCGGGGTGCGGGGGATATATTCCTTCCGGAAGGGACGTTGTGAATACACACGGAGAGGTTAAAAACCATGAACGGCTACTGGATTTCATAAGCCATTCAGAAAAAGGAGTAAAGGATAAACTCAGAGTGGTGAGTTATACAACTGAGGGTGATGCCATGCTGCAGGATTTGGAATTCGACGGGAAGCTAATCAAATCACGATACGATTCGACGCGTGATCAATACGGAGACGGGGATGTAACCTATGCCTCATGTAAAACGATTGAGATGAAGGAGCATGAGGAAGAGCTGGAATATAAACTGACAATGTGCGGGAAAGACAATAGTGAGATGGCGTTATTAACAATAAGCAAGAAGTAA
- a CDS encoding RrF2 family transcriptional regulator, which yields MRLTNYTDYSLRVLIYLAAKDQEKLSNIKEIADVYGISKNHLMKVTYELGKMGLLNTTRGRNGGIRLALDPSDINIGAVVRKTEDDFNLVECFDPETNQCVISPVCGLKHVLNKALQSYLQILDGYTLADLVKNQRQLQEVLGTN from the coding sequence ATGAGACTGACTAATTATACCGACTATTCGCTGCGGGTCCTCATTTATCTGGCAGCAAAAGATCAGGAGAAGTTATCAAACATCAAAGAAATTGCAGACGTTTACGGTATCTCAAAGAACCATTTAATGAAAGTGACCTACGAACTTGGCAAAATGGGCCTTCTTAATACAACTCGCGGACGTAACGGAGGCATCAGGCTTGCTTTAGATCCTTCAGATATTAACATCGGGGCGGTTGTACGGAAAACTGAAGATGATTTTAACCTTGTGGAATGTTTTGACCCTGAAACGAATCAATGCGTTATCTCGCCTGTATGCGGATTAAAACACGTGCTGAACAAAGCCCTGCAGTCTTACCTGCAGATCCTGGATGGCTATACACTGGCCGATCTTGTGAAAAACCAGCGCCAGCTGCAGGAAGTTCTGGGCACAAATTAA
- a CDS encoding SpoVR family protein, whose amino-acid sequence MSGSRHASLQYAIEQITEIADGFGLDYYPMRYEICPADIIYTFGAYGMPTRFSHWSHGKQFHKMKLHYDLGLSKIYELVINSDPCYAFLLDTNSLVQNKLIVAHVLAHCDFFKNNCRFGNTKRDMVESMAATAERVKHYEVLHGRKEVEDFLDAVLAIQEHIDPSIMRPKLSWSMDEEEEEDAPPKNSPYDDLWKLDSRDEKKEKKKKGKKNFPPSPEKDLLLFIEEHSRELEDWQRDILTMMREEMLYFWPQLETKIMNEGWASYWHQRIMRELDLTSSEAIEYAKLNAGVVVPSKTSINPYYLGLKIFEDIEERYDNPTEEMKRLGVKPNSGREKMFEVREIESDISFIRNYLTKDLVLREDMYLFQKQGRDYKVVDKDWKGVRDQLVSMRVNGGFPYITVNDGDYMKNNELYLKHWYEDIELDLKYLEKVLPYVHQLWGRPVHMESMLEGKKVMFTYDGKSVHRKYL is encoded by the coding sequence TTGAGCGGATCACGACATGCATCCCTTCAGTATGCGATCGAGCAGATCACGGAAATCGCTGATGGGTTTGGACTGGATTACTATCCAATGCGCTATGAAATCTGTCCCGCGGACATTATTTATACGTTTGGCGCGTACGGTATGCCAACAAGGTTTTCTCATTGGAGCCACGGCAAACAATTTCATAAAATGAAACTCCACTATGATTTGGGATTAAGCAAAATCTATGAGCTCGTAATCAACTCAGATCCGTGCTACGCATTTTTGCTCGATACAAATTCACTTGTGCAAAACAAGCTCATCGTGGCCCACGTTTTGGCACACTGTGATTTTTTCAAAAATAACTGCCGATTCGGGAACACAAAAAGGGATATGGTCGAAAGCATGGCCGCAACAGCTGAAAGGGTGAAGCACTACGAAGTACTTCACGGAAGAAAAGAAGTCGAGGATTTCCTCGATGCGGTCCTTGCCATTCAGGAACACATTGACCCTTCTATAATGAGGCCAAAGCTTTCCTGGAGCATGGACGAAGAAGAGGAGGAGGATGCCCCTCCGAAAAACAGTCCATATGATGACCTCTGGAAGCTCGACAGCCGGGATGAGAAAAAAGAAAAAAAGAAAAAAGGGAAGAAAAACTTTCCTCCATCTCCCGAAAAAGACCTGCTGTTGTTTATTGAAGAACACAGCCGCGAGCTCGAGGACTGGCAGCGCGATATCCTGACAATGATGCGGGAGGAAATGCTCTACTTCTGGCCGCAGCTTGAAACGAAGATCATGAACGAAGGCTGGGCTTCCTACTGGCACCAGCGCATCATGCGTGAGCTGGATCTCACCTCAAGCGAAGCCATCGAATACGCCAAGCTCAACGCAGGAGTCGTTGTTCCATCCAAAACAAGCATCAATCCGTATTACCTCGGACTGAAAATCTTCGAGGACATCGAAGAACGGTACGACAATCCAACCGAAGAAATGAAACGCCTCGGCGTCAAGCCAAACTCAGGCCGTGAAAAAATGTTCGAAGTGCGGGAAATCGAATCCGACATTTCCTTCATCCGAAACTATCTCACAAAAGACCTCGTCCTGCGAGAAGACATGTACCTATTCCAAAAGCAGGGCCGCGACTACAAAGTCGTCGACAAAGACTGGAAAGGCGTCCGCGACCAGCTCGTCAGCATGCGCGTCAATGGGGGGTTCCCGTACATCACCGTCAATGACGGAGACTATATGAAAAATAATGAACTCTATTTAAAACACTGGTACGAAGACATCGAACTCGATCTCAAATATCTGGAGAAAGTGCTCCCATACGTTCACCAGCTTTGGGGCCGCCCGGTTCACATGGAGAGTATGCTGGAAGGGAAAAAAGTGATGTTTACGTATGATGGGAAGAGTGTCCATCGGAAATATTTGTGA
- a CDS encoding PCYCGC domain-containing protein, whose amino-acid sequence MKFNLFVMSILSVLALAACSSEPSTGKKEEDHASHQEHAGEEIREETKSMNLLPSFLEDKPEEMKGIYTAAAKHRELLESIPCYCGCGDSAGHQNNFDCFVFENKDNGSLVWDDHGTKCGVCLEIAAKSVIDYQNGKSIKEIRSKIDEAYKDGYAKPTPTPKV is encoded by the coding sequence TTGAAATTCAACCTGTTCGTCATGAGTATCCTTTCCGTATTAGCCTTGGCTGCATGTTCATCTGAACCCAGCACCGGAAAGAAGGAAGAAGACCACGCCAGTCATCAGGAACATGCTGGCGAAGAAATCCGGGAAGAGACAAAAAGCATGAATTTGCTTCCTTCTTTTCTTGAAGACAAGCCTGAGGAAATGAAAGGCATCTATACGGCTGCTGCCAAACATCGGGAATTGCTTGAGTCCATCCCTTGCTATTGCGGCTGTGGAGATTCAGCTGGGCATCAAAACAACTTTGACTGTTTTGTTTTTGAAAACAAAGATAACGGAAGCCTTGTATGGGATGATCATGGAACAAAGTGCGGGGTTTGTTTGGAGATTGCAGCCAAATCAGTTATTGATTATCAAAATGGGAAGAGCATCAAAGAAATTCGCAGTAAAATAGATGAAGCATACAAAGATGGGTATGCAAAACCCACTCCTACGCCAAAAGTATAA
- a CDS encoding ArsR/SmtB family transcription factor, with product MKEIDICEVTCVDEEKVVRVNEQLKNQDPMSVAKIFKALSDPTRLKIAYSLTLEEELCVCDISNIVEASNATASHHLRLLHNLGLAKYRKVGKLVYYSLDDEHVSQLIKIAFTHQMEIENRG from the coding sequence ATGAAGGAAATTGATATCTGTGAGGTAACGTGCGTAGATGAAGAGAAAGTCGTACGGGTCAACGAACAGCTGAAGAATCAAGATCCAATGAGTGTGGCAAAAATTTTCAAGGCCCTTTCCGATCCAACGCGGCTTAAAATAGCCTACTCCCTTACGCTGGAGGAGGAGCTTTGCGTTTGCGACATTTCCAATATTGTAGAAGCTTCCAATGCAACAGCCTCCCACCATTTGAGGCTTTTGCATAACCTGGGATTAGCTAAGTACCGTAAAGTCGGGAAGTTAGTTTATTATTCGCTGGATGATGAACATGTGAGCCAATTAATTAAGATCGCGTTTACTCACCAAATGGAGATAGAAAACCGGGGGTGA
- a CDS encoding heavy metal translocating P-type ATPase: MSEQCCGSNSKKNNMQEVSCCSSGSSLSNTNESVAKETGCCSSSNGEQKTNISEPADSCCSSAKPLDGCSSSEEAAATIMHQTKSCCISDSQTNEGAAAESMNFRVYGMDCPACAKTIEKGIGSLQGIRDVQVNYSTARMQVTAASAQAFEPVQNEMKKLGYTAEQMNEKRNLKTYTVEGMDCGSCAKTIENHLRLNKSVQSVNVNFSTGKMKIEHANSTDEIIKEVSKVGFKASLDSSRSSNQPSPSVKSNENGWFILSGVLIAMGFAGSFLGIDPLLSSFLYAFAMIISGYKPVKSAFYSIKSRSLDMNVLMSAAAIGAALIGEWLEGATVVWLFALGNLLQNKSIEQTRNSIRNLMDLAPPEAWIKNGADLVKKPVEEISIGEVIFVKPGDKIPLDGEVVKGESSVNQAPITGESIPVDKEAGDTVFAGTINEHGTLEIRVTKLTEDTTIAKIIHLVEEAQEQKAPTEAFIDKFASIYTPVVFVIALLIMILPPIAGFGTWGDWFYKGLELLVIACPCALVISTPVAIVSAIGNAAKNGILIKGGTFLEKAGAITAIAFDKTGTLTEGKPKVSKVEVLEGTEEELLSIALTLETYSTHPIAKAIADYVKSKGIPSQEGDSFSNIVGKGVQATVEGVPYYAGNLALFKDMNPSLEQVSKRVMDLQNEGKTIVLIGTDQKLIGLIAVSDTIRESTTSAMKTLTENGIRETVMLTGDNTGTAKMIASEANITRYFAELLPEDKVNAIKKLQNEGHKVAMVGDGINDAPALAAADLGIAMGGAGTDTAMETADIVLMADNLDKLPHTIKLSKKALAIIKQNIWFSIIIKVIALALIFPGWLTLWMAVLSDTGAALIVILNALRLLRVKE; this comes from the coding sequence ATGTCGGAGCAATGCTGTGGTTCTAATAGTAAGAAAAACAACATGCAGGAAGTGAGCTGCTGTTCCTCAGGCAGTTCTTTATCCAATACAAATGAGTCAGTGGCTAAAGAAACTGGCTGCTGCTCAAGTTCAAATGGTGAGCAAAAGACAAATATTTCAGAACCAGCTGATTCATGCTGCAGCAGTGCCAAGCCCCTTGACGGCTGCTCCTCAAGTGAAGAAGCAGCGGCAACCATTATGCATCAAACAAAAAGCTGCTGCATTTCTGATTCCCAAACGAATGAAGGCGCTGCAGCCGAAAGCATGAACTTCCGGGTATACGGAATGGATTGTCCTGCCTGCGCGAAGACAATCGAAAAAGGAATTGGCTCATTACAAGGAATCCGGGATGTCCAAGTAAATTACAGTACAGCCAGAATGCAGGTAACCGCGGCAAGCGCTCAGGCTTTTGAACCGGTTCAGAACGAAATGAAAAAGCTTGGCTATACGGCTGAACAAATGAATGAGAAGAGAAATCTCAAAACATACACGGTTGAAGGAATGGACTGCGGAAGCTGTGCAAAAACGATTGAAAATCACTTGAGGCTAAACAAGTCTGTCCAAAGCGTAAATGTGAATTTTTCTACGGGAAAAATGAAAATTGAACATGCGAATTCTACAGATGAAATCATTAAAGAAGTGTCGAAGGTTGGGTTCAAAGCTTCTTTAGATTCAAGCCGCTCATCCAATCAGCCTTCTCCCTCTGTAAAAAGCAATGAAAATGGCTGGTTTATTCTTTCCGGAGTATTGATTGCAATGGGCTTTGCAGGTTCGTTCTTGGGAATTGACCCGTTACTATCTTCATTTTTGTATGCTTTTGCCATGATCATCAGTGGATACAAACCAGTGAAAAGTGCATTTTATTCCATCAAAAGCCGCTCGCTTGACATGAATGTCCTCATGTCCGCAGCTGCAATCGGGGCTGCCTTAATAGGAGAATGGCTGGAAGGTGCTACGGTCGTTTGGTTATTTGCTCTTGGAAATTTGCTGCAAAATAAATCGATTGAACAGACAAGGAATTCCATTCGCAATCTTATGGATTTGGCTCCACCGGAAGCCTGGATTAAAAATGGAGCAGATCTTGTGAAAAAACCTGTTGAAGAAATTTCGATCGGGGAAGTCATTTTTGTTAAGCCAGGTGACAAGATTCCATTGGACGGAGAAGTCGTTAAAGGAGAATCCAGTGTTAACCAGGCACCGATCACGGGAGAATCCATTCCGGTTGATAAAGAAGCGGGAGATACCGTTTTTGCCGGGACGATAAATGAGCATGGAACACTTGAAATCCGGGTAACGAAGCTCACTGAGGATACAACGATCGCAAAGATTATTCATTTGGTCGAAGAAGCGCAGGAGCAGAAAGCCCCGACGGAAGCATTTATTGATAAGTTCGCAAGTATCTATACTCCTGTCGTTTTTGTCATAGCACTGCTGATTATGATTCTGCCTCCAATAGCAGGATTTGGAACGTGGGGCGATTGGTTTTATAAAGGATTAGAGCTGCTTGTTATCGCCTGTCCATGTGCACTTGTCATCTCAACCCCGGTGGCCATTGTATCAGCCATTGGAAATGCGGCAAAGAACGGGATCCTGATTAAAGGCGGTACATTTTTAGAAAAAGCTGGTGCGATCACAGCGATTGCGTTTGATAAAACAGGAACGTTGACAGAGGGGAAACCGAAAGTATCAAAAGTTGAAGTGCTGGAAGGTACTGAGGAAGAACTGCTCTCCATTGCCCTCACGCTTGAAACCTATTCTACACATCCGATTGCCAAAGCGATTGCTGATTATGTGAAGTCAAAAGGAATACCTTCTCAAGAGGGAGACTCATTCAGTAACATTGTAGGAAAAGGGGTGCAAGCGACTGTAGAAGGGGTACCGTATTACGCAGGGAATCTCGCACTTTTTAAAGACATGAACCCATCGCTCGAGCAGGTCAGCAAACGCGTAATGGATCTGCAGAACGAAGGAAAGACCATTGTACTGATTGGTACGGATCAAAAATTAATAGGATTGATTGCCGTATCGGATACGATTCGGGAATCCACCACTTCTGCAATGAAAACATTAACGGAAAATGGAATCCGCGAAACGGTGATGCTGACGGGAGATAATACGGGAACCGCCAAAATGATCGCCTCTGAAGCGAACATCACCCGATACTTTGCAGAATTATTGCCAGAAGATAAAGTAAACGCCATAAAAAAACTTCAAAATGAAGGCCATAAAGTGGCCATGGTAGGAGACGGAATCAATGATGCCCCAGCATTAGCCGCCGCTGACTTGGGAATTGCGATGGGAGGAGCAGGCACAGATACAGCCATGGAAACAGCAGACATTGTATTAATGGCTGATAATCTGGATAAACTGCCTCACACCATCAAGCTCAGCAAAAAAGCGCTGGCCATCATCAAACAGAACATCTGGTTCTCCATCATCATTAAAGTCATTGCCCTGGCCCTTATTTTCCCCGGCTGGCTCACTCTTTGGATGGCTGTTTTAAGTGATACAGGTGCAGCGTTGATTGTCATTTTGAATGCGTTGAGGCTGTTAAGAGTTAAGGAATAA
- a CDS encoding MarR family winged helix-turn-helix transcriptional regulator: MDKAALINKYWTDIYFHLHYDHKEKVTHQVIRILQLVDKKTDAGINEVASSLKVSHNTASEHVKRIIEKGYLFKKRDTLDERKVILCLTDLGKEVLHRNTSLDEEKLNGILSELNPEEKGTVELALKLLSERAKKCTSS; encoded by the coding sequence ATGGACAAAGCAGCATTAATAAACAAATATTGGACGGACATTTATTTTCATCTTCATTACGATCATAAGGAAAAAGTGACTCATCAGGTGATCCGGATCCTCCAGCTTGTTGATAAAAAAACAGATGCAGGAATAAATGAGGTGGCCTCATCTTTAAAGGTCTCTCATAATACGGCCTCAGAGCATGTAAAACGAATCATCGAGAAAGGGTATCTCTTTAAAAAAAGAGACACTCTGGATGAAAGAAAGGTCATCCTTTGTTTAACTGACTTAGGAAAAGAAGTACTTCATCGAAACACAAGTCTCGATGAAGAGAAATTGAACGGCATTCTAAGTGAGCTAAACCCTGAAGAAAAAGGAACCGTCGAACTTGCCCTGAAACTATTAAGTGAGCGTGCAAAAAAATGTACGTCATCTTAA
- a CDS encoding DUF3147 family protein, with protein sequence MYVILKIIVSAIIIAGVTEIARRFPTYGGVVAALPLVSLLSIVWLYVQGEQTETLSKFALGVIWGFPATAVLLFVVYIALKHSLHLFVSIGLGAGSWFVFLVLQESAWNYLKKLFFN encoded by the coding sequence ATGTACGTCATCTTAAAAATAATTGTGTCTGCCATCATCATTGCTGGTGTCACTGAAATTGCAAGGAGATTTCCAACCTATGGAGGAGTGGTAGCCGCCCTGCCGTTAGTCAGTTTACTGAGTATCGTCTGGCTATATGTACAAGGCGAGCAAACCGAAACATTAAGTAAATTTGCATTGGGAGTCATATGGGGATTTCCTGCAACAGCCGTTTTATTATTTGTTGTTTACATAGCTCTGAAGCATTCCCTGCATTTATTTGTCTCAATTGGATTGGGAGCGGGAAGCTGGTTTGTGTTTTTGGTTCTACAAGAAAGTGCTTGGAATTATTTAAAAAAATTATTTTTCAACTAA
- a CDS encoding SMI1/KNR4 family protein has translation MGSAIWSEDTGDYKQEPLTDEMIREAEEDLGIKLPDSYISLLREQNGGYIEFNSHPADTPNSWADDHVNVEYIMGIGKENGILESHYYIDEWDLPNDIVLISGGGHSWIALDYRKTQTDPPVIFIDSEQEQIFDLAPDFGTFLTQLTNWEEDDGEGELYVKEKKGLWRWIFKK, from the coding sequence GTGGGTAGTGCCATTTGGAGCGAAGATACTGGTGATTACAAACAGGAACCATTAACGGATGAAATGATTCGTGAAGCGGAAGAAGACCTTGGTATTAAGCTGCCGGATTCTTACATAAGCCTTCTAAGAGAACAAAATGGGGGTTACATAGAATTTAATTCACATCCGGCGGATACGCCGAATTCCTGGGCTGATGATCATGTAAATGTAGAGTACATAATGGGAATCGGAAAAGAAAACGGGATTCTAGAGAGCCATTACTATATTGACGAATGGGATTTACCTAATGATATTGTCCTCATCTCCGGAGGGGGACATAGCTGGATAGCGCTTGATTACAGAAAGACCCAAACCGATCCCCCTGTCATTTTCATTGATAGTGAACAAGAACAGATTTTTGATCTTGCTCCTGATTTTGGGACGTTTTTAACCCAGTTAACGAATTGGGAAGAGGATGATGGAGAAGGGGAATTATATGTGAAAGAAAAAAAAGGGCTATGGAGATGGATCTTTAAAAAATGA
- a CDS encoding ring-cleaving dioxygenase produces MTKKTMGIHHITAIVGHPQENVDFYAGALGLRLVKKTVNFDDPGTYHLYFGNEGGKPGSIITFFPWAGARQGSIGDGQVGVTTYSVPKGSMKFWEQRLEAFKVPFAKSDRFGEQYLEFDDPHGLHLEMVEREEGEANTWTFNGVTPETAIKGFGGAILLSTQPDRTAELLENVMGLERIGKEGDYIRFRSEADLGNVIDIKATPTGRGQMGVGTVHHIAWRAADDEDQLEWQKYVGEHGYGVTPVKDRNYFNAVYFREHGEILFEIATDSPGFAHDESHETMGQKLMLPSQYEQARERIERALIPFEVREID; encoded by the coding sequence ATGACGAAAAAAACAATGGGCATTCACCACATCACAGCGATAGTCGGGCATCCGCAGGAAAATGTTGATTTTTACGCAGGCGCACTGGGATTGCGTTTAGTAAAAAAAACCGTAAATTTTGATGATCCAGGTACGTATCATCTTTATTTTGGAAATGAAGGTGGAAAACCGGGCAGCATCATCACCTTTTTCCCGTGGGCCGGTGCACGCCAAGGATCGATTGGAGATGGGCAGGTAGGCGTCACCACTTATTCAGTGCCAAAAGGTTCAATGAAGTTTTGGGAGCAGCGGCTGGAAGCATTCAAGGTTCCTTTTGCAAAATCGGACCGCTTTGGTGAACAGTATTTGGAGTTTGATGATCCTCATGGTCTGCACTTAGAAATGGTAGAACGGGAGGAAGGCGAAGCGAATACATGGACCTTCAATGGCGTCACTCCGGAAACGGCAATCAAGGGATTTGGGGGAGCGATTCTGCTTTCGACTCAGCCGGACCGGACAGCCGAATTGCTGGAGAACGTCATGGGGCTTGAACGCATTGGAAAAGAGGGAGATTATATCCGTTTCCGTTCCGAGGCTGATCTTGGAAATGTGATTGATATAAAAGCGACGCCAACCGGCCGCGGACAAATGGGAGTGGGAACCGTGCACCATATCGCATGGCGCGCAGCGGATGATGAGGATCAATTGGAGTGGCAAAAATATGTGGGAGAGCATGGATATGGCGTCACTCCTGTGAAAGACCGAAACTATTTTAACGCCGTTTATTTCAGAGAGCATGGCGAGATTTTATTTGAAATCGCGACTGATTCTCCAGGCTTTGCCCATGATGAATCTCATGAGACAATGGGACAGAAATTAATGCTTCCTTCTCAGTATGAGCAGGCAAGAGAACGGATTGAACGTGCTTTGATTCCGTTTGAGGTAAGAGAAATTGACTGA
- a CDS encoding ring-cleaving dioxygenase: MVQKTAGIHHITAMVNDPQRNIDFYAGVLGLRLVKKTINFDRPEVYHLYFGNESGQPGTIITFFPWADQLKGRIGTGQVGVTSYVIPPGSRSFWESRLIKFGVKFYRTERFGETYVAFQDPDGLELELVEREEGPLNTWSVSGIPSDRAIKGFSGATLISAQPNKTADLLEQVLGLECVGQEESFLRFRSEGELGNTIDVKLSPSVRGLMGAGTVHHIAWRAKNEEDHLNWRALLQEKGFYPTDILDRNYFKALYFHEEGGILFEIATDPPGFTADEPADELGSKLMLPSWLEPQREELEKSLPHAEVSVLEEEL, translated from the coding sequence ATCGTGCAAAAGACAGCTGGCATCCATCATATCACAGCTATGGTCAACGATCCGCAGCGGAATATTGATTTTTATGCAGGCGTATTAGGCTTACGGCTTGTTAAGAAAACCATTAACTTTGACCGTCCGGAAGTGTACCATCTTTACTTTGGAAATGAATCCGGCCAGCCTGGAACGATTATCACCTTTTTCCCCTGGGCTGACCAATTAAAAGGACGAATTGGGACGGGACAGGTCGGAGTGACGAGCTATGTGATTCCTCCAGGTTCCCGTTCATTCTGGGAGAGCCGTTTGATAAAGTTTGGCGTAAAGTTTTACAGGACCGAACGGTTTGGGGAAACGTATGTCGCCTTTCAGGATCCGGATGGTTTGGAGCTTGAATTGGTGGAACGGGAGGAAGGGCCCCTCAATACATGGAGCGTCAGCGGAATTCCATCGGATCGGGCTATTAAAGGATTCAGCGGCGCTACCTTAATCTCAGCCCAGCCGAATAAAACAGCGGATTTGCTTGAACAAGTACTAGGACTCGAATGCGTGGGACAGGAAGAAAGCTTTCTGAGATTTCGATCTGAGGGAGAGCTCGGCAACACCATTGATGTGAAGCTATCCCCTTCCGTACGCGGATTAATGGGAGCCGGCACTGTGCACCATATTGCCTGGAGAGCGAAAAATGAAGAAGACCATCTCAATTGGAGAGCCCTTCTTCAGGAGAAGGGATTTTATCCAACCGACATATTGGATCGCAACTATTTTAAAGCCCTTTATTTTCATGAAGAAGGCGGCATTTTATTTGAAATTGCGACCGATCCGCCCGGATTTACTGCAGATGAACCGGCTGATGAACTTGGCTCCAAGCTCATGCTGCCATCCTGGCTTGAACCGCAGCGGGAAGAATTAGAAAAAAGCCTGCCTCATGCAGAGGTAAGCGTTTTGGAGGAGGAATTATAA
- a CDS encoding alpha/beta hydrolase: MMKHIFNKGTNPDKPTLLLLHGTGGNELDLLPLAGMIDEEASVLSVRGNVLENGMPRFFRRLAEGIFDEEDLVFRTQELNQFLDEAAETYQFDRHQIIAIGYSNGANIAASLLFHYQDALKGASLHHPMVPRRGIELPDLTGKSVFIAAGTNDPICPAEESTELHALLQGANAKAELHWENQGHQLTRSEVEAAAKWYKGL; encoded by the coding sequence ATAATGAAACACATCTTTAACAAAGGAACCAATCCGGACAAACCTACTCTGCTTCTGCTTCACGGCACAGGCGGAAATGAACTTGACCTGCTTCCGCTCGCAGGAATGATTGATGAAGAGGCGTCCGTGTTAAGCGTCCGCGGAAATGTACTGGAAAATGGTATGCCCCGCTTCTTCCGCCGGCTCGCCGAAGGTATATTTGATGAAGAAGATCTCGTATTCCGCACACAGGAACTCAATCAATTTCTGGATGAGGCGGCCGAAACGTATCAGTTTGACCGACATCAAATCATCGCGATCGGCTATTCCAATGGAGCCAATATCGCGGCAAGTCTGCTATTCCATTACCAGGATGCTTTAAAAGGCGCCAGTCTTCACCATCCAATGGTGCCGAGAAGAGGGATTGAACTCCCGGATCTAACAGGGAAATCCGTCTTTATCGCTGCCGGCACTAACGATCCGATTTGTCCGGCTGAAGAATCAACGGAACTGCACGCCCTGCTGCAAGGAGCCAATGCCAAGGCAGAATTGCACTGGGAAAATCAAGGCCACCAGCTAACGCGGAGTGAGGTTGAGGCTGCGGCGAAGTGGTATAAGGGATTGTGA
- a CDS encoding YdhK family protein translates to MSRKKMVMLTVSLLAAFGLAACSNGGMDEKHEGMDHSKMEHSSSGEVPEGLKEAKNPANPVGSKAIVKTEHMEGMNGAEATIAGAYDTTVYAVTYTPKGGGEKEVNHKWVIHEEIENAGDVPFKKGEEVTLMADHMKGMMGAKATIDSAEKTTVYMIDYSPANGGEEVKNHKWVTESELSALINKE, encoded by the coding sequence ATGAGCCGCAAAAAAATGGTGATGCTCACTGTTTCTCTGCTTGCCGCATTTGGTTTGGCCGCTTGTTCGAACGGCGGGATGGATGAAAAGCATGAAGGAATGGATCATTCCAAGATGGAACATTCTAGCTCGGGTGAAGTGCCTGAAGGATTAAAAGAAGCAAAAAACCCGGCAAATCCTGTCGGGAGCAAGGCGATAGTGAAAACGGAACATATGGAAGGCATGAATGGAGCAGAAGCGACCATTGCGGGTGCTTATGATACAACGGTCTATGCGGTGACCTACACACCCAAAGGAGGCGGAGAAAAAGAAGTCAATCACAAGTGGGTGATTCACGAGGAAATCGAGAACGCGGGAGATGTTCCTTTTAAGAAAGGTGAAGAAGTAACCTTGATGGCAGACCATATGAAAGGAATGATGGGAGCAAAGGCGACCATTGATTCTGCTGAGAAGACAACCGTTTATATGATTGATTATTCTCCAGCGAATGGCGGAGAAGAAGTGAAGAATCATAAATGGGTGACGGAAAGCGAGCTTTCAGCCTTGATAAATAAAGAATGA
- a CDS encoding MarR family winged helix-turn-helix transcriptional regulator: MENVRELFQVMVRRFGLLDKNCCSVGTRELSLVQSHILYEVERREAPSIQEIADTLGTDITTFSRQVQGLVKMGLIEKKQSIEDKRIYQLFLTDGGKEITASIDNQMNEYLKEVFSYMQPAERNQVIESIKLLNLAMAKSAMCCRPVK; this comes from the coding sequence ATGGAAAATGTACGCGAGCTGTTTCAAGTAATGGTCCGCCGATTCGGGCTTTTGGATAAGAATTGCTGTTCAGTTGGAACGAGGGAATTGAGCCTGGTTCAAAGTCATATTCTCTATGAAGTAGAACGACGGGAAGCTCCATCCATTCAGGAAATTGCCGATACGCTAGGAACAGATATTACGACGTTCAGCCGGCAGGTTCAGGGCCTAGTAAAGATGGGACTTATAGAAAAAAAACAGTCTATCGAAGATAAAAGGATTTACCAGCTTTTCTTAACCGATGGGGGAAAAGAAATAACTGCATCCATCGATAACCAAATGAATGAGTACTTAAAAGAAGTATTTTCTTATATGCAGCCGGCAGAGAGAAACCAGGTTATCGAATCTATAAAATTACTGAACCT